The following are encoded together in the Malaya genurostris strain Urasoe2022 chromosome 3, Malgen_1.1, whole genome shotgun sequence genome:
- the LOC131439638 gene encoding protein pangolin, isoforms A/H/I/S-like yields MPHNSSTGDELGSTDEVKVFKDEDREDEKPSENLLEEKSSLIDLTENEEKTVKNGANRHEQNPMYGKLPHGHPGFNMGYLVPSYAYPNGTAGGLPVSMANKMGLPPFFCHNGDHLSSPPPAHCGILPYQLDPKTMGLTRPPLYSFPTSQYPYPMLSPDMPLVASSWHTPSMYGPAAGFRNPYPASLQIYTSLPSDFYRYSPGLLPSVHTHPMLNPHHAIITPGPKQDISSQDTSRYSSSRSSNPPTIKQEGGDDVPQSRFSSSHSRSTNNSHHNHSHHDQSNHINNNNNNNNHHHHHNSGSGQHRSLSEKELAAEKKKNHVKKPLNAFMLYMKEMRAKVVAECTLKESAAINQILGRKWHSLSREEQSVYYDKARQERQMHMELYPGWTARDNYGYGAKKKKRKKDRSPADPGGNSMKKCRARYGLDQQNQWCKPCRRKKKCIRYKEMTDSEEGRDQGSDDAIGSCGSMDDSKSPEDDRESLNQSMSSPRSMSVLSSLQSPSTSIASPLNLLASPATPTNYYHHHDHLGLASMIAAQQQQQALQNSASDKLNNISSDSGLSSQLNNSYSNNFSPYSNHHTMRNNSSQNQTSSSTSNNLSSGVPSPAGNLNGGTNNNKNHHSSSGSNSLPPHHHQPHPPATGPPPNGSNNSVSALQIPPHLQQLSLSGSSPPMGNNGLSLPANHIKEEPGCFRSSPPNFLLHHHQAAAAAMAAAAHLHKNNGDLTSTGDLSRSSSSTTNNDSGRSTGSSQANSTSDR; encoded by the coding sequence ATGCCTCATAATAGTTCTACCGGCGATGAACTTGGCAGCACAGACGAGGTCAAAGTATTCAAGGATGAAGATCGGGAAGATGAGAAGCCGTCGGAAAATTTGTTAGAGGAGAAATCAAGTCTGATTGATTTGACTGAAAATGAAGAGAAAACAGTGAAGAATGGGGCAAACCGGCATGAGCAAAATCCAATGTACGGCAAATTGCCACACGGGCATCCGGGGTTTAACATGGGCTATCTGGTACCTTCGTATGCATATCCTAATGGAACGGCTGGGGGACTACCAGTATCGATGGCAAACAAGATGGGACTGCCACCGTTTTTCTGCCACAACGGAGATCATTTATCCTCACCTCCACCTGCCCATTGTGGAATTCTGCCTTACCAGTTGGATCCAAAAACGATGGGTCTCACGAGGCCTCCGTTGTACAGCTTTCCTACTAGCCAGTATCCATACCCGATGCTGAGCCCTGACATGCCACTTGTGGCATCGTCATGGCATACTCCATCAATGTATGGACCAGCAGCTGGATTTCGAAATCCATATCCGGCTTCCCTTCAAATATACACCTCCCTTCCGAGCGATTTTTATCGCTACTCGCCGGGTCTTCTTCCTTCGGTACATACTCATCCGATGTTGAATCCTCATCACGCCATAATCACACCAGGACCGAAACAGGACATTTCCAGCCAGGACACGTCGCGGTATAGTTCAAGCCGATCGTCGAATCCGCCTACGATCAAGCAAGAAGGCGGAGATGATGTTCCTCAGAGTCGGTTTTCCTCGAGTCACAGTCGATCGACCAATAATAGTCATCACAACCACTCACATCACGATCAAAGTAATCAcattaacaacaataacaacaacaataatcatcatcatcatcacaacAGTGGCAGCGGTCAGCATCGATCACTTTCGGAAAAAGAGCTAGCAGCTGAAAAGAAAAAGAATCATGTCAAGAAACCGTTGAACGCGTTTATGCTGTACATGAAGGAGATGCGCGCGAAAGTAGTAGCGGAATGTACGCTCAAAGAGTCGGCCGCCATCAATCAGATACTGGGTCGGAAGTGGCATTCGCTCTCACGGGAAGAGCAAAGTGTTTACTATGATAAGGCCCGGCAGGAAAGGCAAATGCATATGGAGCTGTACCCGGGATGGACTGCGCGGGATAACTATGGGTATGGtgcgaaaaagaaaaagaggAAAAAGGATAGAAGTCCGGCAGATCCCGGTGGCAACAGTATGAAGAAATGTCGAGCACGATATGGTCTAGATCAACAGAATCAATGGTGCAAGCCCTGTCGGCGCAAGAAGAAGTGTATTCGCTACAAGGAGATGACAGATAGCGAAGAAGGGAGAGATCAGGGTTCCGATGACGCAATCGGAAGTTGTGGTAGTATGGATGACTCCAAGAGCCCCGAGGATGACCGAGAATCGTTGAATCAGTCTATGTCGAGTCCCAGAAGTATGAGTGTACTATCCAGCCTGCAGTCACCGTCGACTAGTATAGCATCACCGTTAAATTTGCTTGCCAGTCCGGCAACACCAACCAACTATTACCATCATCACGACCATCTGGGCCTGGCATCTATGATAGCAgcccagcagcaacaacaagccCTCCAGAACAGCGCCAGTGACAAACTGAACAATATTAGCAGTGACAGCGGTCTCAGTTCCCAACTGAACAACAGCTACAGTAACAATTTCAGTCCATACAGCAATCATCACACGATGCGGAACAACTCCAGCCAGAACCAGACGAGTAGTAGTACCAGTAATAACCTCAGTTCGGGTGTCCCTAGTCCAGCCGGGAATTTAAACGGTGGCACGAACAATAACAAGAATCATCATAGCAGCTCCGGCAGCAATAGTCTTCCCCCACATCACCATCAGCCCCATCCACCGGCAACTGGACCACCTCCAAACGGGAGCAACAATAGTGTATCAGCATTGCAAATTCCCCCGCATCTTCAGCAGCTCTCCCTTTCGGGATCGTCACCACCTATGGGTAATAATGGTTTATCACTGCCAGCAAACCACATCAAGGAAGAGCCAGGCTGCTTCCGAAGCAGTCCTCCCAATTTCTTGCTTCACCATCACCAGGCAGCTGCGGCAGCCATGGCAGCAGCCGCACATTTGCACAAGAACAACGGTGATCTCACCTCCACCGGAGATCTGTCTCGAAGTTCCAGTAGTACGACGAACAATGACAGTGGCCGCAGCACCGGCAGTAGTCAAGCCAACAGCACAAGTGATAGGTAG